A single Leptolyngbya ohadii IS1 DNA region contains:
- a CDS encoding DUF3110 domain-containing protein, with protein MRVFVLLFVDPQTKGEGIYSLKLGDRNTILMFESEDDATRYGLLLEAQDFLSPTVEEIDSEEIEEFCNDADYDCKLVPEGTLAVPPETNLEQMDWQAEEKLDGSLETDSEMSLSELEQIRRRLEGLL; from the coding sequence ATGCGTGTTTTTGTCCTATTGTTTGTCGATCCTCAGACCAAGGGTGAGGGAATTTACTCGCTGAAGCTCGGCGATCGAAATACGATACTGATGTTTGAGTCGGAGGACGACGCGACGCGCTACGGACTCTTGCTGGAAGCGCAGGACTTTTTGAGTCCCACCGTGGAGGAAATTGACTCGGAGGAAATTGAGGAATTCTGCAACGATGCGGACTACGACTGTAAGCTAGTGCCCGAAGGAACGCTGGCAGTGCCGCCGGAAACCAATCTGGAGCAGATGGACTGGCAGGCGGAGGAAAAATTGGACGGGTCTTTGGAAACGGACTCGGAAATGTCTTTGTCTGAGCTAGAGCAAATCCGGCGACGATTGGAGGGACTGCTGTGA
- a CDS encoding ABC transporter permease: MNWWQKLKNNGLARFGAVVLLVFYLVVIFAEFVAPYDPYASQPDGSLLPPTQIYWRNDQGQFIGPHVYPTTQGPVDIETGNRLLNVDRSQPSPVRLFVQGDEYRFLQVKLPLPTRFSLTDPRFEEIELFPGIPGNLHLFGTTDPGKLNLIGTDEAARDQFSRLIYGGRVSLSIGLVGILISFPLGMLVGGISGYFGGMTDAVLMRVVEVLMTIPAIYLLVALAAVLPAGLSSSQRFLLITLITSLVSWSGLARVIRGQVLSLKQREYVQAAKVMGGKPLYIIVRHVLPQTATYVIISATLAIPGFIVAEAVLSLIGLGIQQPDPSWGNMLSSAINASILVLQPWLVWAPAFLIVLTVLAFNLLGDGLRDALDPRNTQR, from the coding sequence GTGAACTGGTGGCAAAAGCTAAAGAATAACGGTCTGGCACGGTTTGGGGCAGTGGTGCTGCTGGTGTTCTACCTGGTGGTTATCTTTGCTGAATTTGTCGCGCCCTATGATCCCTATGCCTCCCAGCCCGACGGGTCGCTGCTACCGCCGACGCAAATTTACTGGCGCAATGATCAGGGGCAGTTTATTGGTCCGCACGTTTACCCAACCACGCAGGGTCCGGTGGATATTGAGACAGGAAATCGCTTGCTGAATGTCGATCGATCCCAGCCCTCTCCGGTGCGGCTGTTTGTGCAGGGGGATGAGTATCGCTTTTTGCAGGTTAAGCTGCCCTTACCGACAAGATTTTCCCTCACCGATCCGCGATTCGAGGAGATCGAACTATTTCCGGGAATTCCGGGCAATCTGCATCTGTTCGGTACGACGGATCCAGGCAAGCTCAACCTGATTGGCACGGATGAGGCAGCTCGCGATCAGTTCAGTCGCTTAATCTATGGCGGGCGGGTGAGTCTCAGCATTGGACTGGTGGGGATTTTGATTTCTTTCCCGCTGGGAATGCTGGTGGGTGGAATTTCCGGCTATTTTGGCGGCATGACGGATGCGGTGCTGATGCGCGTCGTGGAAGTGCTGATGACGATTCCGGCGATCTATCTGCTGGTGGCGCTGGCAGCGGTCTTGCCTGCGGGATTATCCAGTTCGCAGCGGTTTTTGCTGATTACACTAATCACGTCGCTGGTGAGCTGGTCGGGCTTGGCGCGGGTGATTCGCGGACAGGTGCTTTCGCTGAAGCAGCGGGAATATGTACAGGCGGCAAAGGTGATGGGGGGCAAACCGCTCTATATCATCGTGCGTCATGTGCTGCCCCAAACGGCAACCTATGTGATTATTTCGGCGACGCTGGCAATTCCGGGATTCATTGTGGCAGAAGCCGTGTTGAGCCTGATTGGTCTGGGGATTCAGCAGCCCGATCCATCCTGGGGCAATATGCTGTCTTCGGCAATCAACGCTTCGATTCTGGTGTTGCAGCCCTGGCTCGTCTGGGCACCCGCCTTTTTGATTGTGTTGACGGTGCTGGCGTTTAATCTGCTGGGGGATGGGTTGCGGGACGCGCTCGATCCAAGGAATACTCAGCGGTAG
- the tsaB gene encoding tRNA (adenosine(37)-N6)-threonylcarbamoyltransferase complex dimerization subunit type 1 TsaB, with protein sequence MAADSSTSSTPTYALALHTASSDFGLAIDNFRGDARHQTWDLGRDLSTHLHVYLQEFLSPQTWQDLRFLAVAKGPGGFTGTRLGVVTARTLAQQLNLPLFPISTLAAAVWSHYSSLSLKPSEAIDFAIEMPAQRGEVHTAMYTVSPTDSIQVTLSDRVQAIDSWQEFLSTWERPYERIELQGGLGFTVPAVLELAYQTWLKGDQPHWAEVVPFYGQSPIRELH encoded by the coding sequence TTGGCTGCCGATTCTTCCACCTCTTCTACGCCGACCTACGCCCTAGCCCTCCATACCGCCAGCTCCGACTTTGGCTTGGCGATCGATAATTTTCGGGGCGATGCTCGTCACCAGACCTGGGATCTGGGACGCGATTTGTCTACCCATCTCCACGTTTATCTCCAGGAATTTCTCTCGCCCCAAACCTGGCAGGATCTCCGCTTCCTTGCCGTGGCAAAAGGTCCAGGTGGTTTTACCGGAACTCGCTTAGGAGTTGTCACTGCCCGCACCCTGGCACAGCAGCTTAACCTGCCCCTCTTCCCCATTTCCACCCTAGCCGCTGCCGTCTGGTCACACTATTCCTCCCTCTCGCTCAAACCCTCCGAGGCGATCGATTTCGCGATCGAAATGCCTGCCCAACGGGGAGAAGTCCACACCGCAATGTATACCGTCTCTCCCACCGATTCTATACAGGTCACACTCAGCGATCGAGTTCAGGCGATCGACTCCTGGCAAGAGTTTCTCTCCACCTGGGAACGTCCTTATGAGCGGATTGAACTCCAGGGAGGACTGGGTTTTACGGTTCCCGCTGTTCTTGAATTGGCGTATCAGACATGGCTGAAGGGCGATCAACCTCACTGGGCGGAGGTGGTTCCGTTTTATGGGCAGAGTCCGATTAGAGAACTCCATTAG
- a CDS encoding WG repeat-containing protein, which translates to MRLFLPAWLSIAAGTGLLLIGYQKFIAAPQPNLTEPLLYIVERNSAPPDRFALPPQADRLSEYSSSDIPHHLLDRLPHISVEKGENSEGNAGTIAMGSDVNQLDTNNNSDILEFDSASNFSEGLAAVRIKDRYYFIDRTGQIVLETDEALDGVAPFIEDRALIRTVDLYGFLDRQGNVLVDPQYASANPFSEGRAVVRTGRAYGYLNSDGTLVIDPQYTLATDFSEGMAAAKLTNLYGYIAPDGAWVIPPQFADAWSFSESLAVIKSGDQWGYINSQGRVAIAAEFDGAFSFSEGRGRVRRGSQWGFIDNQGQPVIPIKYDFASDFSEGLAAVLVGSQWGYVDSSGNLAIDPQFELASDFSEGLAAVRQNGKTGFIDRTGKIVIPPQFDNVGSFREGFAWVQIGQQWRYVDRTGAFLKRQ; encoded by the coding sequence ATGCGCCTGTTCCTTCCTGCCTGGCTTTCGATCGCCGCTGGCACGGGTTTGCTGTTGATTGGCTATCAAAAATTCATCGCAGCCCCTCAGCCCAATCTGACTGAACCCCTGCTTTATATTGTGGAGCGGAATTCTGCGCCGCCTGATCGCTTTGCACTACCGCCACAGGCGGATCGGCTCAGTGAATACAGTTCGTCTGATATTCCACATCATTTGCTCGATCGCCTACCGCATATCAGCGTCGAGAAGGGCGAAAATAGCGAAGGAAATGCTGGAACGATCGCGATGGGTTCAGACGTAAATCAATTAGACACCAATAATAATTCGGACATTCTGGAGTTCGATTCTGCCTCCAATTTCTCCGAAGGGCTGGCAGCGGTGCGAATCAAGGATCGCTACTACTTTATCGATCGCACCGGGCAGATTGTGCTGGAGACGGATGAAGCACTGGACGGAGTTGCTCCGTTTATCGAGGATCGGGCACTGATTCGGACGGTGGATCTGTATGGCTTCCTCGATCGCCAGGGGAATGTTCTTGTTGATCCGCAGTATGCGAGTGCCAATCCCTTTTCGGAGGGGCGGGCGGTGGTGCGAACGGGGCGGGCGTATGGCTATCTGAATTCGGACGGGACGCTGGTGATCGATCCGCAGTACACGCTGGCAACGGATTTTTCGGAGGGAATGGCGGCAGCAAAGCTGACCAATCTGTATGGCTATATTGCGCCCGATGGAGCCTGGGTGATTCCGCCGCAGTTCGCGGATGCCTGGAGCTTTTCAGAATCGCTGGCGGTGATCAAATCCGGCGACCAGTGGGGTTATATCAATTCCCAGGGCAGGGTGGCGATCGCAGCCGAGTTTGATGGGGCGTTTAGCTTCTCGGAAGGTCGGGGACGGGTACGGCGGGGCAGTCAATGGGGCTTTATCGACAATCAGGGACAGCCTGTAATTCCGATCAAGTACGACTTTGCCTCCGATTTTTCCGAAGGACTGGCAGCGGTGCTGGTGGGCAGTCAGTGGGGCTACGTGGACAGCAGCGGCAATCTGGCGATCGACCCCCAATTCGAGCTTGCTTCCGACTTCTCGGAAGGACTGGCAGCGGTACGGCAAAACGGCAAAACGGGCTTTATCGATCGCACCGGAAAAATAGTGATTCCGCCCCAGTTTGATAACGTTGGGTCGTTTCGGGAAGGGTTTGCCTGGGTGCAGATTGGGCAGCAGTGGCGCTATGTCGATCGCACGGGGGCATTCCTCAAACGACAGTAG
- a CDS encoding AMIN domain-containing protein, whose translation MKCHWLLSGLAGMVGVLLLSAPAEAGRLQSWQLNRSAESPTLRFTTDDDVQPRAQLLANPTRLVIDLPGTRLDRPAVNQAGSGAIQSLRIAQFDAQTTRIVIEFASGYTIDPQQVRVRGASPTQWTVEMPQPVLVAGEQRGRGTGSRGECGDSVGRIAGDAGWVLFADGWGDASDPAAVGGRSAAVGAAIAQYCPCFQL comes from the coding sequence GTGAAATGTCATTGGCTCCTTTCCGGTTTGGCAGGCATGGTCGGTGTCCTGCTGCTCTCTGCTCCTGCCGAGGCGGGTCGGCTGCAATCCTGGCAGCTTAACCGCAGTGCAGAAAGTCCCACGCTGCGCTTTACCACAGATGACGATGTACAGCCCAGAGCACAGCTTTTAGCGAATCCCACCCGTCTGGTGATCGATCTGCCTGGAACTCGGCTCGATCGCCCTGCGGTGAATCAAGCGGGCAGTGGCGCAATTCAGTCCCTTCGGATTGCCCAGTTCGACGCACAAACGACCCGCATTGTGATTGAGTTTGCTTCTGGCTATACGATCGATCCGCAGCAGGTGAGGGTTCGGGGGGCTTCGCCGACGCAGTGGACGGTGGAGATGCCGCAGCCTGTTTTGGTAGCAGGGGAGCAGAGGGGCAGAGGGACAGGGAGCAGGGGTGAATGCGGCGACTCGGTTGGAAGAATTGCGGGTGACGCCGGATGGGTTCTTTTTGCGGACGGATGGGGAGACGCCTCAGATCCGGCAGCGGTGGGAGGACGATCGGCGGCGGTTGGTGCTGCAATTGCCCAATACTGCCCTTGCTTCCAGCTTTAA
- a CDS encoding N-acetylmuramoyl-L-alanine amidase family protein: protein MSNSRITITIDAGHGGRDPGAVGIGGIRETDIVLDISRQVEQLLQQQGIEVLMTRTDDREIDLPPRVSLANRTRSDLFVSIHANALTMSRPDVNGAETYYFSDRGRVLAQAIQSNMIAATGMRDRGVKFARFYVLRNTQMPAALVEVGFVTGAEDARRLADPSFRRVMAQAIARGILQYVQQNF from the coding sequence GTGAGCAATAGCCGGATTACGATCACGATCGACGCAGGACATGGCGGACGCGATCCGGGCGCAGTGGGAATTGGCGGCATCCGGGAAACCGACATTGTGCTGGACATTTCCCGCCAGGTCGAACAACTGCTGCAACAGCAGGGCATTGAAGTGCTGATGACCCGCACCGACGATCGCGAAATTGATTTGCCACCCCGTGTCAGTTTGGCAAACCGCACCCGATCGGATTTGTTTGTCAGCATTCATGCGAACGCTCTGACGATGAGCCGTCCCGATGTCAATGGTGCAGAAACTTATTACTTCAGCGATCGGGGACGAGTCCTGGCACAGGCAATTCAGAGCAATATGATTGCGGCAACCGGAATGCGCGATCGGGGCGTTAAATTTGCCCGCTTTTACGTGCTGCGAAACACCCAAATGCCCGCTGCCCTGGTGGAAGTCGGATTTGTCACAGGCGCAGAGGATGCCCGTCGCCTCGCAGACCCCAGTTTCCGTCGAGTCATGGCACAGGCGATCGCTCGCGGTATTCTGCAATATGTACAGCAGAATTTTTAA
- a CDS encoding 3'(2'),5'-bisphosphate nucleotidase CysQ family protein, giving the protein MLTPHQVQCIHSLIRDCGQLAQKMAAEPFQVYEKGVADYVTNVDRTLDRKLAAGLMSLFPGDRIITEENSESWRSFLEPEGAFWFIDPLDGTDDFIHHKPHYAVMVGLLEQHQPIAGWVGAPAFDRLYYGGQDWGLFEVVGDRGAEPLLPKEPPPPSTNHCPILLGYKDQKRYGDAIQQFVPAARFDSIGSFGLKVLRVIGGEAGIYIYLNRRVKLWDTTGPLAMAKAAGLVCCDLAGNPLRFTPDAINLDTLAHRQTIVVGWQSYVETLLEPLQKAIAQVGLLDQPS; this is encoded by the coding sequence ATGCTCACCCCTCACCAAGTCCAGTGCATCCACAGCTTAATCCGTGACTGTGGGCAACTGGCTCAGAAAATGGCAGCCGAACCGTTTCAGGTTTATGAGAAAGGCGTTGCGGACTATGTAACGAACGTTGATCGCACCCTCGATCGCAAGCTAGCTGCTGGATTAATGTCGCTGTTTCCGGGCGATCGCATTATTACGGAGGAAAATTCTGAGTCCTGGCGCAGTTTTCTGGAGCCAGAGGGGGCTTTCTGGTTTATCGATCCGCTGGACGGCACGGACGATTTTATTCACCACAAGCCACACTATGCCGTGATGGTGGGTCTACTGGAGCAGCATCAGCCGATCGCCGGATGGGTTGGCGCACCTGCGTTTGATCGGCTTTACTATGGCGGTCAGGATTGGGGTTTGTTTGAAGTCGTGGGCGATCGGGGAGCGGAACCCCTTTTGCCGAAGGAACCCCCTCCCCCCTCTACGAATCACTGCCCGATTTTGCTGGGCTATAAGGATCAAAAACGCTATGGCGACGCGATTCAGCAGTTTGTTCCGGCGGCAAGGTTCGATAGCATCGGCAGTTTTGGCTTGAAGGTGCTGCGGGTCATTGGCGGCGAAGCAGGAATCTACATTTATCTGAATCGACGGGTGAAGCTGTGGGATACGACGGGACCGCTGGCAATGGCAAAGGCGGCAGGGCTGGTCTGCTGTGATCTGGCAGGCAATCCCCTCCGGTTTACCCCCGATGCGATCAATCTGGATACCCTGGCACATCGTCAAACGATCGTCGTGGGCTGGCAGAGCTATGTGGAAACCCTGCTGGAACCACTGCAAAAGGCAATTGCCCAGGTCGGTTTGCTGGATCAGCCCAGCTGA
- a CDS encoding carbonic anhydrase, giving the protein MRKLIQGLNQFKESYVSTHRDLLEHLSHGQKPRVLFITCSDSRIAPTMLTNTDLGDLFVIRNAGNIIPPYGAANGGEGAAVEYAIHALGIQQIVVCGHSHCGAMKGLLQLGSLEEEMPLVYDWLRHAEATRRLVKENYSDLSKDEMLEVAIAENVLTQIENLKTYPVVRSRLFQGKLMIFGWIYMIETGEVLAYDPETRSYVAPQSQLPEFIPGEDLPAPGSFKSTSAPPVACELPTAQELTIPQPKPISLAASPAVSAATAHSAGGNTNGNGHAPWLTPEQADRIYRGSAKR; this is encoded by the coding sequence ATGCGAAAGCTAATTCAAGGGCTGAACCAATTTAAGGAAAGCTACGTTTCAACGCACCGAGACCTGCTGGAGCATTTGTCCCACGGTCAGAAACCCAGGGTTTTGTTTATTACCTGCTCGGATTCGCGCATCGCGCCCACTATGCTGACCAATACAGACCTGGGCGATTTGTTTGTTATCCGCAACGCCGGAAATATTATTCCGCCCTACGGAGCAGCTAACGGCGGCGAAGGAGCTGCCGTCGAGTACGCAATTCATGCGCTGGGGATTCAGCAAATTGTGGTCTGCGGACATTCCCACTGCGGCGCAATGAAGGGACTGCTGCAACTGGGAAGCCTGGAGGAGGAAATGCCGCTGGTCTATGACTGGCTGCGCCACGCCGAGGCAACCCGCCGCCTGGTGAAAGAAAACTACAGCGACCTCAGCAAGGATGAAATGCTGGAAGTGGCGATCGCGGAAAACGTGCTCACCCAGATCGAAAACCTGAAGACCTATCCGGTCGTTCGATCGCGCCTGTTCCAGGGCAAGCTGATGATCTTCGGCTGGATTTACATGATTGAAACGGGGGAAGTGCTGGCGTATGACCCAGAAACCCGTTCCTATGTTGCGCCCCAAAGCCAGCTACCGGAATTTATTCCTGGTGAAGATCTGCCCGCACCCGGCAGCTTTAAATCCACCAGTGCCCCACCCGTTGCCTGTGAGTTGCCCACTGCCCAGGAGCTAACCATTCCGCAGCCCAAACCGATTTCACTGGCGGCTTCTCCTGCCGTTTCTGCTGCGACTGCCCATAGTGCGGGTGGCAATACAAACGGCAATGGTCATGCGCCCTGGCTCACACCGGAACAAGCCGATCGAATTTATCGAGGCAGTGCGAAGCGGTAG
- a CDS encoding DUF1611 domain-containing protein encodes MLKPTDRIAILLHEGTQSSKGKTGISLLRYSENPIVAVVDQSCAGQSLPQLTGIDRDAPIVASVKDALAYKPDVLAIGIAPSGGALPEPWRQEVKQGVAAGLSVMNGLHTAMADDPEFQALLKPDQWLWDVRREPAGLIIGSGKARSLSCRRVLCVGTDMSVGKMSTGLELHKYARRRGIRSCFLATGQTGLMLGYDGIPLDAIRIDFASGAVEQIVMRHGKDHDLVFVEGQGSLMNPASTATLPLLRGTQPTHLILVHRAGQAHIYNVPDVPIPPLENVVQVYETVAHAGGSFAPTRVVGIALNTFHLNDDEARAAIDQATAATGLPCTDPIRYSADPLLDAILTER; translated from the coding sequence ATGCTGAAACCGACCGATCGCATCGCCATCCTGCTCCACGAAGGCACCCAAAGCTCGAAGGGCAAAACAGGTATTTCTCTGCTGCGCTATAGCGAAAATCCGATCGTTGCGGTGGTGGATCAGTCCTGTGCGGGACAGTCTTTGCCCCAGTTGACAGGAATCGATCGCGATGCGCCGATTGTTGCTTCTGTAAAGGATGCCCTTGCCTACAAACCAGATGTGCTGGCGATCGGGATTGCTCCATCGGGGGGAGCCTTACCGGAACCGTGGCGGCAGGAGGTGAAACAGGGCGTTGCGGCTGGACTGTCGGTGATGAACGGACTCCATACTGCGATGGCAGACGATCCGGAATTTCAGGCATTGCTGAAGCCCGATCAGTGGCTCTGGGACGTGCGGCGAGAACCAGCAGGACTGATCATCGGTAGCGGCAAGGCGCGATCGCTCTCCTGTCGGCGGGTGCTGTGCGTGGGCACAGATATGAGCGTGGGCAAAATGTCCACTGGATTGGAACTCCACAAATATGCACGGCGGCGTGGCATTCGCTCCTGCTTTCTGGCAACCGGGCAAACGGGACTGATGCTGGGCTACGACGGCATTCCCCTGGATGCGATTCGGATTGATTTTGCGTCCGGCGCAGTCGAACAAATCGTCATGCGTCACGGCAAGGATCACGACCTTGTTTTTGTTGAAGGACAGGGATCGCTGATGAATCCCGCTTCGACGGCAACTCTGCCCCTGCTGCGCGGAACCCAGCCCACCCACCTGATTCTCGTCCACCGGGCAGGACAAGCCCACATCTATAACGTCCCGGATGTGCCGATTCCGCCCCTGGAAAACGTGGTGCAGGTCTACGAAACCGTTGCCCATGCAGGGGGTTCCTTTGCCCCAACTAGAGTGGTGGGTATTGCGCTCAATACCTTTCATCTGAACGACGATGAAGCAAGAGCGGCGATCGATCAAGCCACCGCTGCCACCGGACTTCCCTGCACAGACCCGATTCGCTACAGCGCAGATCCTTTACTGGATGCCATCCTCACTGAACGTTAA
- a CDS encoding dipeptide epimerase produces the protein MLFWKRPPHTEQTSHPLFNARSGETASLLEHSSQKFHRTIDRTAQDFMFRAIHPPIASEKLHSPIASTIESLLRTFSLLSATRTAVDLALHDWMGKKVGLPLWQIWGLDRRRIVPTSVTIGISSPEAAKQRMLQWLDVTTVKAVKVKLGSPEGLAADRAMLQAVREVAPSDAKFSVDANGGWTVEQAIEMAHWLNDHGITYIEQPLPAGQEADLPQVYRRSPLPIFVDESCFTSRDIPALADRVNGINIKLMKSGGLTEALRMIYTARACGLQVMFGCYSDSALSNTAAAQLAPLADHLDLDSHLNLKDDPFVGATMKDGCLIPSDAPGLGVDRA, from the coding sequence GTGCTGTTTTGGAAACGTCCGCCCCACACGGAGCAAACATCTCACCCTTTATTTAATGCCCGATCCGGCGAAACTGCATCGCTACTGGAGCATTCATCCCAAAAATTTCATAGGACGATCGACCGGACTGCTCAAGATTTTATGTTTAGGGCAATTCACCCACCGATCGCCTCTGAAAAGCTCCATAGCCCGATCGCCAGTACGATCGAAAGTTTGCTCCGCACCTTTAGCCTGCTTTCTGCGACTCGAACTGCTGTGGATCTGGCGCTCCATGACTGGATGGGTAAAAAAGTCGGGCTTCCCCTCTGGCAAATCTGGGGACTCGATCGCCGCCGCATTGTCCCGACCTCTGTGACGATCGGCATTAGCTCCCCGGAAGCTGCAAAACAGCGGATGCTTCAGTGGCTCGATGTAACGACCGTAAAAGCCGTGAAGGTGAAGTTGGGCAGTCCGGAGGGTTTGGCAGCCGATCGCGCGATGTTGCAGGCAGTCCGGGAAGTTGCGCCGTCCGACGCCAAATTTAGCGTCGATGCCAATGGGGGCTGGACGGTGGAACAGGCAATCGAAATGGCACACTGGCTGAACGATCACGGCATCACCTACATCGAGCAGCCCCTCCCCGCCGGACAGGAAGCCGATTTGCCCCAGGTTTACCGCCGATCGCCCCTGCCAATTTTTGTAGACGAAAGCTGCTTTACCAGCCGCGATATTCCTGCCCTCGCCGATCGGGTGAACGGGATTAATATCAAACTGATGAAGTCGGGTGGCTTAACCGAGGCACTGCGAATGATCTACACGGCGCGAGCCTGCGGCTTACAGGTGATGTTTGGCTGCTATTCCGACAGTGCCCTCTCGAATACGGCAGCGGCTCAGCTTGCCCCCCTGGCGGATCATCTGGATCTGGATAGCCACCTGAACCTGAAGGACGATCCGTTTGTGGGCGCTACGATGAAAGACGGTTGCCTGATTCCATCCGATGCCCCTGGATTGGGAGTCGATCGCGCCTGA
- a CDS encoding class I SAM-dependent methyltransferase → MTKDVRLSDRWKKAAPQHPPECLSASPYVQPNVGGLVSRVSRQMRRKMFESLMRLYSASPSQTVLDVGVTCDRREDCNFFEQWYPFLHQITAVGMEDAAFLEQDYPGLKFVQADGLNLPFADRSFDLAVSFAVIEHVGDRSHQAAFVRELLRVGKVCCITTPNRWHPIEFHTVLPLVHWLPPIWFRRILRWLGMSFWAEEKNLNLLTEADLLALVPAGYRVKIDRFRLLGFVSNLLIYIEPDNRV, encoded by the coding sequence GTGACTAAAGATGTACGGCTGTCCGATCGCTGGAAAAAAGCTGCCCCGCAGCATCCCCCAGAATGCCTATCCGCGAGTCCCTATGTGCAGCCGAATGTCGGCGGATTGGTTAGCCGTGTATCGCGCCAGATGCGACGCAAAATGTTTGAGTCACTGATGCGGCTCTATTCTGCGTCTCCCAGTCAGACGGTTCTGGATGTAGGTGTCACCTGTGATCGGCGGGAGGACTGCAATTTTTTTGAGCAATGGTATCCGTTTCTGCACCAAATTACAGCGGTGGGCATGGAGGATGCTGCGTTTCTGGAGCAGGACTATCCCGGCTTAAAGTTTGTGCAGGCGGACGGTTTGAATTTACCCTTTGCCGATCGAAGTTTTGATCTGGCGGTGAGCTTTGCCGTGATTGAGCATGTCGGCGATCGATCGCATCAAGCGGCTTTTGTGCGGGAACTGTTGCGGGTGGGTAAAGTCTGCTGTATTACTACGCCCAATCGCTGGCACCCGATCGAATTTCATACCGTGCTGCCGCTGGTTCACTGGCTGCCGCCTATCTGGTTTCGCCGGATTTTGCGCTGGCTGGGCATGAGTTTCTGGGCAGAGGAGAAGAATCTGAATCTCCTGACGGAGGCGGATTTGCTGGCGCTGGTGCCTGCGGGGTATCGGGTGAAAATCGATCGGTTCAGGCTACTGGGATTTGTCTCGAATTTGCTGATTTATATTGAGCCTGATAATCGGGTCTGA
- a CDS encoding glycosyltransferase family 2 protein, with product MKLSVVIPCYNELGTIGRVVQAVKGAPVEAIEIIVVDDYSTDGTRELLQSSIESEVDHVIYHPRNLGKGAALRTGFAAATGDIVIVQDADLEYDPQEFPDVMAPILSGKADVVFGSRFAGSRPHRVVYFWHMVGNKFLTLLSNMLTNINLTDMETCYKAFRREVIQSVKLEENRFGFEPEVTAKVAKMGCRIYEVGISYYGRTYKEGKKIGWKDGFRAIYCILKYNLFR from the coding sequence ATGAAGCTTTCAGTTGTGATTCCTTGCTACAACGAACTGGGAACGATCGGCAGAGTAGTGCAGGCAGTTAAAGGGGCTCCTGTAGAAGCGATCGAAATTATTGTTGTGGACGATTATTCCACAGACGGCACTCGCGAACTGCTTCAATCCTCGATCGAGTCTGAGGTGGATCATGTCATTTACCATCCACGCAACCTGGGGAAGGGAGCTGCCCTGCGTACCGGATTCGCCGCCGCCACCGGAGATATTGTCATCGTGCAGGATGCTGACCTGGAGTACGACCCGCAGGAATTTCCAGACGTAATGGCACCCATTCTGTCAGGCAAGGCAGACGTGGTATTTGGGTCGCGGTTTGCGGGCAGTCGTCCCCATCGGGTGGTGTATTTCTGGCACATGGTCGGCAACAAGTTCCTGACGCTGCTGTCGAATATGCTGACCAACATTAACCTCACGGACATGGAAACCTGCTACAAAGCGTTTCGGCGGGAAGTCATTCAGTCCGTAAAGCTAGAGGAAAATCGCTTTGGCTTTGAGCCAGAGGTCACGGCAAAGGTGGCAAAAATGGGTTGCCGGATCTACGAAGTGGGCATTTCCTATTACGGACGAACCTACAAGGAAGGAAAAAAAATCGGCTGGAAAGACGGCTTCCGGGCAATCTACTGCATCCTGAAATACAACCTGTTCCGCTAA